The window CGGCCGTCGAGGTCCCCATCAGCACCTCGGCTTCGGGGAATTTCGTGCGGACGATCTCGGCCAGCCCCGCCTCGACGTGTCCGCGGACGACGGGGGCCGTGAGCGTCAGCCGGTTGTCGCAGTAGATCGGGCTTTTGATACCGCTCGCCCAGGTAAAAGGCTGTTCGGGGCGCAGGAACACCGCGCCGATCGACAGCAAGTCTTTTGCGATTGATTTCTCCATTTTTATCGTGTTTTCCGTTTTTCGGGTTATTCGAGGGCCCGCCGCAAAATCTTCTCCACCTCCTCGGGATAGATGCCGCCCTCGTGGACCTTCACGCCGTCCACATAGAACGTCGGCACATAGTAGTAGTCGAACGCGTCGGCCACGTCGGGCCGCTCCGACTCTTCGATCATCTCGATCTCCACGGCGGCCAGCTCCGGGTGGGCGGCCTTCGCCTCTTCGATATAGCGCAGCGCCTTCTTGCAGAAGGGGCACGTGCGCAGGTAGAAAAGTTTTACAGGTTTCATATTCTCCTCGTTCCTATAAGTTTTGTCCGTTATCCGACGAACTCGGCCACGCACCGGCGGTAAGCCGCCACGGGGTTCTCCGCAGCCGTGATCGGGCGTCCCACGACGATGAAGTCGGAGCCGATCTCCCGGGCACGGGCAGGGGTCGTGACGCGCACCTGGTCCGCTACGTCCCCGTCTGCAAATCGCACGCCGGGCGTGATCGTGAGGAACCCTGCGCCGCACGCCTCGTGCACCATGCCGGCCTCCAGCGGCGAGCAGACCACGCCGTCCAGCCCGGCTTCGCGGGTGTTCTGCGCATATTTCACGATCGTGTCGTTGATCGAAGCGTCGATCAGCAACTCGCGGCGCATGCGCTCCTCGCTCGTCGAGGTCAGCTGCGTCACAGCGATCAGCAGCGGCCGCGTGCCGTCGGCACGGGTGAGCCCTTCGAGGGCGGCCTTCATCATCTCGATCGTACCCGCCGCATGGACGTTGCACATGTCCACGTCCAGCCGCGACAGCACGGCCATCGCCTTCTTGACGGTGTTGGGAATGTCGTGGAGCTTCAGATCGAGGAAGATCTTGTGCCCCCGGCGCTTGATCTCGCGCACGATCGAGGGTCCCTCGGCGTAGAAGAGCTCCATGCCGATTTTCAGAAACGGTTTGCGTTCCTCGTCTTTGAAAAGGTCGAGGAAGCGGAAAGTGTCCTCTGCCGACTTGAAGTCGCAGGCTATGATTACATCGCGTTGCATATTTTTCTTAATTCTGCATCGTATCAGCGTATGGCAGGTTCGGGGCTTCGTAAAGCCGGCAAAGCAGGAGCATACTCGACGTATGCGACTGCCGAAGCCGGCGAGGAAAGTGCCGAAGATGCCATGCGATCATACGATGCCGATTATGTCTGACAATTTTTCAATTCCCAGCCGCTCCATCTCGCCGGGCAGGGCCTCGACGATCTCTTTCGAAGCGTAGGGATTCACCAGGTTGGCGGCCCCGACCTGCACGGCCGTGGCCCCGGCCATCATCATCTCGATCACGTCGCGGGCCGTCGTGACGCCGCCGCATCCCATGACGGGAATCCGGCACGCTTTGGCGACCTGATAAACCATCCGCACGGCCACGGGGAAGACCGCGGCGCCCGAGAATCCGCCCATCGTGTTGGCGATGACCGGACGGCGGCGGGCAATGTCGATGCGCATGCCCAGCAGGGTGTTTATCAGGCAGATGCCGTCGGCCCCCGCCTCCTCGCACGCCCGGGCGATCGAAACGATGTCCGTGACGTTGGGCGAGAGCTTGATGAACACGGGCTTCGTCGTCACCGCCTTCACGGCGCGCGTCACCTCGGCGGCGGCATCCGGGCAGGTGCCGAACGACATACCGCCGTGCCGCACGTTGGGGCACGAGACGTTGACCTCGATCAGTCCGACCTGCTCCTGCTTGTCGATCCGCTCGCAGCAGTAGGCGTACTCCTCGACCGAGAATCCCGAGATATTGGCGATGACGGGTTTCCGGAAAAAGGTTTTCAGCCGCGGCAGTTCCTCGCGGATCACGGCGTCGATACCGGGGTTCTGCAACCCCACGGCGTTGATCATCCCGGCTTCGCACTCGGCGATGCGGGGCGTGGGGTTGCCGAAGCGCGGCTCCCGCGTGGTGCCTTTGAACGAGAACGATCCGAGGACGTTGATGTCGTAGAACTCCCGGAATTCGTTGCCGTAGCCGAAAGTTCCGCTGGCCGGAACGACCGGATTGTCCAGCCTCAGGCCGCACAGTTCAACCGATGTGTCTACCATATGATCTCTCCTTTCTCCAATACCGGCCCCTCCTTGCAGATGCGCTTGTTGCCGTATTTGGTTTTGCACGAACAGCCCATGCAGGCGCCGAATCCGCACCCCATGCGCTCCTCGAACGACAGCTGCCCGTCGCACTCCGTGGCGCTGTACAGCGCATGGAGCATCGGCAGCGGGCCGCAGGCGTAAAAGTAATCGAAATCCAGTCCCCGTTCGGCGATGGCCGTGGTGACGAACCCTTCGACACCCCGCGAACCATCGACCGTCGAGACGGTGACCTCGCATCCCAGCGCGCGGAACTCCTCCTCGTAGAAGACCTCCGCGGCGGTGTTGAAACCCAGCACCACCTGTACCGGTTTGCCTTCGGCCAGGAGCCGCTTCGCCAGGTTGTAGAGCGGCGGCACGCCCACGCCGCCCCCGACCAACAGAGGCCGCCGGGCGTCGTTCTTCGTCGAGAACCCGTTGCCCAGACCCGTCAGCAAGTCGAGCTCCCCGCCCGCCCGCATCCGGCTCATCTGTTCGGTGCCTCCGCCCACGACCTTGTAGATCAGCGTGATCGAACGTTCGTCGAAATCGCAGACCGAGATGGGACGGCGCAGATACCGGCCCTCCAGCGCGATGTTGACGAACTGCCCGGGCGCCGTGATCCACTGCGTGTCGCCGGCGAGCGTCATCCGCCACACCGCGTCGGTCAGCGGCTCGTTCGTGAGAATCCTATATATACCTTTCTTATACATAAATTTTCCTTTCCGTACTTTTGAGGGCAAAAGTACCAAAACCCTCCGCATGTCGTTCTCCGCGGGATCGCCGCCGGCATTTCGCTGAACGGGCAGAGTAAGATCGGGCCTTTACTCTTTCCCGTTCCGGGCGCTCGATGCCACCGCCGCTCCTTTTCCGCTCCGAACGATAATGCGGAACTCAGATGCCACAATCTGTGGATAACTTCGGCGTTTTGTCGGAATTATAAGAGCACTTCACCCGGAATTTTGATTTCAGGCGAGCAGATTTCGGCCTGACCGAAGGTTGACGCGGATGGGCTGTACACGAGGTACTGCCCATTCGCGGCAAGCAAGGAAGGACGAAAGGTGCCGCATGAAATCGAAATTATTTTGAATCTATGGTCGAAACGCGCAGCGTGATCTCCTCCAGCACGTCGAGCAGCACCTTCACCGTTTCCAGCGCCGTGAAGACCGTCACGTTGTTCTCGACGGCCGTGCGGCGGATTTCGTAACCGTCGAGGCGCGTGTTGTGCTGGTTGATGTCGATCGTGTTGATGACGTAGCTGACATGTCCCTGACGCAATGCGTCGATGATCTCGTTGCTGCCCTCGTTGAGCTTGCGGCGCGTACGGGTGCGGATACCGTGCGCACGCAGGAACTCCGCCGTACCGGTGGTCGCCTCGATGTTGAAGCCCAGGTCGTAGAACCGCTTCACCAGCGGCAGCGCCTGCGGCTTGTCGTCGTCGGCGATGGTGACGAAGATCGTTCCGTAGTTCGAGACGTGCATGCCCGTAGCTTGCAGGGCCTTGTAGAGCGCCCGCGTGATCTTGTCGTCGTAGCCGATCGCCTCGCCCGTCGATTTCATCTCCGGCGAGAGGTAGGAATCCATGCCGCGGATCTTAGCGAACGAGAAGGCCGGGGCCTTGACGTACCAGCGCTCCTTCTCCTTGCCGCAAACCTCGGTAATGCCCTGCTCGCGCAGCGACTTGCCCAGGATGACCTGCGTGGCGATGTGGGCCATCGGCACGCCCGTCGATTTCGAGAGGAAGGGCACCGTACGCGACGAACGCGGGTTGACCTCGATGACATAAACGTCGTCGTCGCCGGCGACGATGAACTGGATGTTGTACAGACCGACGATGCCGATGCGCAGACCCAGTTTCACCGTATAGTCGATGATCTTGTCCTTGGCTTTCTGGCTCACGCTGAAGGTCGGATAGACGCTGATCGAGTCGCCCGAGTGAATACCCGTATGCTCGACATGCTCCATGATGCCGGGGATGAAGACATCCTTGCCGTCGCAGATGGCGTCCACCTCCAGCTCCTTGCCCATGATGTAGCGATCGACCAGCACCGGCTGGTCCACGTCGATCTCCACGGCGGTTTGCAGGTAGTGGCGCAGGCGCTCTTCGTTCGAGACGATCTGCATGGCGCGGCCGCCCAGCACGTAGCTCGGACGCACCAACACCGGATAACCGATGCGGGCCGCGGCCTTCACGCCCGCCTCGATGTTCGTCACAGCCTCGGCTTCGGGCTGCGGAATCTGCAACTCCTCCATGATCTTCTCGAAGCAGCCGCGGTCCTCGGCGTTCCTGATCGCCTCGGTGTCGGTGCCGATGATGGGCACGCCCAGCTTCGAAAGGGGCTCGGCGAGGTTGATGGCGGTCTGTCCGCCGAGCGACACGACGATGGCCTTCGGCTTTTCGAGGTGCACGACGTTCATCACGTCCTCCACCGTCAGCGGCTCGAAGTAGAGTTTGTCGCTGGTGGTGTAGTCCGTCGAAACGGTTTCGGGGTTGTTGTTGATGATGATCGCCTCGTAGCCCGCGGCGCGGATCGACCAGATGGCGTGCACCGTCGAGTAGTCGAACTCGACGCCCTGTCCGATGCGGATCGGGCCCGAACCCAGCACGATGATCTTCTCCTTCGGGCTCACCACCGATTCGTTCTCCTCCTCGTAGGTCGAGTAGAAATAGGGCACGTAGGAGGCGAACTCGCTGGCGCAGGTGTCGATCATCTTGTAGACCGGGAAGATGCCGTTCTTCTCGCGCAGAAGATACATGTCGTGCTGCGAGACGCCCCACAGCTGGCCGATGAACTTGTCGCTGAATCCCATGCGCTTGGCGGCGCGGAGCGTCTCGACATCCATCGGGTTGGCGCGGACGACCGCCTCGAATTCGATGATGTTCTTGAACTTCTCGAGGAAGAACATGTCGATCTTCGTGTTGTTATAGATCAGCGCCAGATCGACGCCGTTGCGGATCAGCTGCGCGATGGCGTAAAGCCGGTCGTCGGTGCCCTCCTTGATATAGGCCAGCAGGTCGTCGTTCGACCAGTTGTCGAATTTCTTGTGGTAGATATGGCAGACGCCCGTCTCGAGCGAACGCACGGCTTTCAGCAGCGACTCCTCCATCGTACGGCCGATCGACATCACCTCGCCCGTGGCCTTCATCTGCGTGCCGAGCTTGTTCGAAGCGTCGGAGAACTTGTCGAAGGGGAAGCGGGCGACCTTCGTCACCACGTAGTCCAGCGTCGGTTCGAACGATGCCGGCGTGTTGGCGATGCGGATCTCGTCGAGCGTCAGACCCACGGCGATCTTCGCGCTGACGCGGGCGATCGGATAGCCCGAAGCCTTCGACGCCAGAGCCGAGGAGCGCGACACGCGGGGGTTGACCTCGATCAGGTAGTATTTGAACGAGAGGGGGTCCAGTGCGAACTGCACGTTGCAGCCGCCCTCGATCTTCAGCGCGCGGATGAGCTTCAGCGCCGAGTCGCGCAACATCTGGAACTCCTTGTTGGTGAGCGTCTGGCTCGGAGCCACGACGATCGAGTCGCCGGTATGGACGCCCACGGGGTCGATGTTCTCCATGCAGCAGATGCAGATGGCCGTGTCGTTGTGGTCGCGCATC of the Alistipes senegalensis JC50 genome contains:
- a CDS encoding thioredoxin family protein, yielding MKPVKLFYLRTCPFCKKALRYIEEAKAAHPELAAVEIEMIEESERPDVADAFDYYYVPTFYVDGVKVHEGGIYPEEVEKILRRALE
- the pyrF gene encoding orotidine-5'-phosphate decarboxylase; translation: MQRDVIIACDFKSAEDTFRFLDLFKDEERKPFLKIGMELFYAEGPSIVREIKRRGHKIFLDLKLHDIPNTVKKAMAVLSRLDVDMCNVHAAGTIEMMKAALEGLTRADGTRPLLIAVTQLTSTSEERMRRELLIDASINDTIVKYAQNTREAGLDGVVCSPLEAGMVHEACGAGFLTITPGVRFADGDVADQVRVTTPARAREIGSDFIVVGRPITAAENPVAAYRRCVAEFVG
- a CDS encoding dihydroorotate dehydrogenase, producing the protein MVDTSVELCGLRLDNPVVPASGTFGYGNEFREFYDINVLGSFSFKGTTREPRFGNPTPRIAECEAGMINAVGLQNPGIDAVIREELPRLKTFFRKPVIANISGFSVEEYAYCCERIDKQEQVGLIEVNVSCPNVRHGGMSFGTCPDAAAEVTRAVKAVTTKPVFIKLSPNVTDIVSIARACEEAGADGICLINTLLGMRIDIARRRPVIANTMGGFSGAAVFPVAVRMVYQVAKACRIPVMGCGGVTTARDVIEMMMAGATAVQVGAANLVNPYASKEIVEALPGEMERLGIEKLSDIIGIV
- a CDS encoding dihydroorotate dehydrogenase electron transfer subunit codes for the protein MYKKGIYRILTNEPLTDAVWRMTLAGDTQWITAPGQFVNIALEGRYLRRPISVCDFDERSITLIYKVVGGGTEQMSRMRAGGELDLLTGLGNGFSTKNDARRPLLVGGGVGVPPLYNLAKRLLAEGKPVQVVLGFNTAAEVFYEEEFRALGCEVTVSTVDGSRGVEGFVTTAIAERGLDFDYFYACGPLPMLHALYSATECDGQLSFEERMGCGFGACMGCSCKTKYGNKRICKEGPVLEKGEIIW
- the carB gene encoding carbamoyl-phosphate synthase large subunit, with protein sequence MPKRKDIKKVMVIGSGPIVIGQAAEFDYAGTQACLALKEEGYEVILVNSNPATIMTDTHIADKVYMEPLTLEYVAKIIRYERPDAIVPGLGGQTGLNLAVQLAKKGILQECQVEILGTSFESIERAEDRELFKELCESLGEPVIESQIAMSVEEAAEVAHRIGYPVVLRPAFTLGGTGGGFADDEAELRELMRNALAVSPVHQVLIEKSIKGYKEIEFEVMRDHNDTAICICCMENIDPVGVHTGDSIVVAPSQTLTNKEFQMLRDSALKLIRALKIEGGCNVQFALDPLSFKYYLIEVNPRVSRSSALASKASGYPIARVSAKIAVGLTLDEIRIANTPASFEPTLDYVVTKVARFPFDKFSDASNKLGTQMKATGEVMSIGRTMEESLLKAVRSLETGVCHIYHKKFDNWSNDDLLAYIKEGTDDRLYAIAQLIRNGVDLALIYNNTKIDMFFLEKFKNIIEFEAVVRANPMDVETLRAAKRMGFSDKFIGQLWGVSQHDMYLLREKNGIFPVYKMIDTCASEFASYVPYFYSTYEEENESVVSPKEKIIVLGSGPIRIGQGVEFDYSTVHAIWSIRAAGYEAIIINNNPETVSTDYTTSDKLYFEPLTVEDVMNVVHLEKPKAIVVSLGGQTAINLAEPLSKLGVPIIGTDTEAIRNAEDRGCFEKIMEELQIPQPEAEAVTNIEAGVKAAARIGYPVLVRPSYVLGGRAMQIVSNEERLRHYLQTAVEIDVDQPVLVDRYIMGKELEVDAICDGKDVFIPGIMEHVEHTGIHSGDSISVYPTFSVSQKAKDKIIDYTVKLGLRIGIVGLYNIQFIVAGDDDVYVIEVNPRSSRTVPFLSKSTGVPMAHIATQVILGKSLREQGITEVCGKEKERWYVKAPAFSFAKIRGMDSYLSPEMKSTGEAIGYDDKITRALYKALQATGMHVSNYGTIFVTIADDDKPQALPLVKRFYDLGFNIEATTGTAEFLRAHGIRTRTRRKLNEGSNEIIDALRQGHVSYVINTIDINQHNTRLDGYEIRRTAVENNVTVFTALETVKVLLDVLEEITLRVSTIDSK